Below is a window of Cydia strobilella chromosome 8, ilCydStro3.1, whole genome shotgun sequence DNA.
tctgtctctccgtcggccgctataacaacaaatactaaaaacggaataaaataaatatttaaatggggctcccatacaacaaacgtgatttttttgccgttttttgcgtaatggtacggaacccttcgttcgcgagtcagactcgcacttgaccggtttttataaaCATCTAACAAGGTACACATTATATCTTTCCAGCAATAAATATGATACCTTTGGTCCTCAGGAAACTATAAATGAATAACTTGTATTTTCCACAGGTGGCAAAAGTAGTAACATCTGATCCCTCACTACTGCCAGTGCCGCAGTACATTGATGTGTTTGTGGCAGTAGCACAGCAGGTGCTGGACAAAGATGTGTCTATTACCAACAAAGCTATCCTTGTTACGTCCAACCTGACCTATGAAGCTTACCCGAAAGTCTTGGAAGAAATGAAAATCGCACTTGAGTATGATAGCAGCAGTAAATGTAATGCTTTTGAGGTAATTTCACATACTTACATGCTGTTTTAGAATATGGATTCtggtaaataaaagtaataattttaagCCGGTCTTACAGTACCGTGAAACCACCCGACTATAGTCcagtataatatttaaaacgttcgcgttttgaacaaatattggaatttattttgttacctttctttcccacgtttcgacacaggtttcactggtcgaggTCGGGGcaaactgatgtcccagcaaaatgtcaaaacagagatttttttcataatttgcataatcatttattcataatattcttaaaatattgaaaatcagtttacaattaaaacattacattaaatgtcatcataattacattacaaaactattttacaaacacaaatttaaaactatttaactaaCCTAAGACCCGTTCTGTGGCATGCctggtccaaaagtccccatcacactcgcagcgttgccgcgctgtatggcgatggagactTGTTGGACAAGCCAAGACCCAGATCGGGGATCGCTCCCCCTCTCTCAGCCGCCGACTCAGTTCTCTGAACAATTCGGACGCCTCGCTGCACCATGGTCCGACTGTTTCGACAGCAACGGGCACAAAATCGTACGCCCCCTGTAACCCGGAGTATTTGGCATTTGTTAAAAGAGATTTCTTAACTACCCAACGAAAAGTCTATGAataagtttggggtagacagtAGACATCACAATTTCAAACCACCCATGTGGACCTTCTGTACTGTTATTACGTTCCATATTTAAGTACTAGCGCCAATAGTCGGGCATTTCTGTTCAGCGCTGCCATTTAAATAGACCGAGATTTCCTTTCCTTTGTCTTTAGATAGACGCTGCCTTActtattatttagtattattcATACTTAGTATATGATTTATATGTCATAAAGAGCATGATAGAGAGAGCGAACGTGCCGCTGAACTTGCTtaaatagccgggtccacacagagcgagcatactcAAAGGCAATTTTCAATTTTGACTGGCTGTAGACGTatccgcgcgcgccgcctcggccgaggcacgtctacactggccgttttgtgcgcgaggaaattgcctcgcgcgtatgctcgctctgtgtggacccggctaatagGTATCAAAGATTAtcgaataaataattaaataatgacAGGTGGTAGTCAACGTCGCTTCAAAATCACCAGAGTTACTCAAACTATGCGCCGACCACCAATACTTCGACGTTATGGTCTCCGAGCTAGACACAGATGATGTCCTATACCAGTTGAACATATTAGAGTTGATGTCCCGTCTCGCGGTCGCTCCGCATGGGATCAACCACTTTGTGAAAACGGGGGTGTTGAAGAGAGTCAGCGAGTTGGTGGCTGCGCTTCCTAATAATCCTCTGAGCGCGTTACTCACACCAGGTAAAAGTTGtttataattgaaatattaaaataaaggcAGGCGTATGGCACCTTGAATTTACTAGTGAAGTTAACTTACGTACCAGCTGCAAAAGTAAACGGCCACTTTATAAATGTATTCCATTACACTTTTGCTGCTCGCTGTACAGCcgctgacacgatcttatttgtagagccataagagcgtgtcacatatatttgcggccttcgaagagtaacatattattatgtaaacaatcccacgtagggttgggcaattttttctgtagtgatgatGCACTGGAGCACTGgagtttttttccaaaataggtaaatttaacgtttttcctactcagaatcacctttggatacaaacttctatgcttTTGGGTGGGCCTGGCCTTCTATGCTTGGCCAGAAGTTATAAACTGTACTAAAGCTtatcctcgtgagtctaaatgtacatattcattgcaatctaatttgaaccttttgatgaaacaaatagagtagcatttcttttgtttcactgcgttgtaaaacaaacgaaattcgttccaatttacttatagaatcaggttcaaattaaaaaactttatgTGGTagggtgggtcttacgaggttataGCTTCTGGCCAAGGTGAACTGAATGGTTTCCGACCATGCAGACTAGGTCATGACCTTGGACTGTCGGAGGTTTGGTTGGTCACCGTCTGTCTGGCGGTGGCCACGTTTTGAGGTCTAATTTTTCAGGGTACGCACTCCATGCATCCTCTTAAGGGGTGAAGAGGATGCATGGAGTGCGTACCCTGAAAAATTTGACCTCCAAACGTAGGTACATTTACTCGTACTTCTAGCAGAACAGCGTAAAATACAGTGACCTTTTGCAACTTAGAATTTAGCAAACATAGAGAACAAAATACGAGCAGTTTTGTctcaaattatgattttatcAACATGTTTTCTTTTTCAGGCTACATGAAATTCTTTGGCACTATCGCCCATAAATACCCGCAggaaatatttaagaaatacCCTGTCCTGATGAATCTGATGTTTGACACGTTCGCAAGTCAGGACCAAGGCACCCTGCCCATAGCGTTGGATACGTTGGGTTTCATTGGATCGACTATTGAGGGAAAACTGAGTTTGGCTGCTTTGGGTACGTAGTAACACGGACTGTTAACTATTAGACGTTAAAAATCGTAACAtgataataaaacacaaattttaatacattgattgccagcgacccgctaggcggatTGTCTGTTCGTAAAAGATTTtcgctacaaagcggaaaaCACGTGTTCTCGGCTCGTAGCTcacgctggcagtgaatgtgttaaaggtGGTTGCAAACTGACAATGTTACTACATGACGACGGGTTATTAGCACTTTGAATCCGAAGTATTCGAACATGTAAAAGACCATAGGGTTACTCACGACTCGGGAATGGTTCAAGAAATACCCTGGTCTTACTGATATAGCGTTGGCGTTGGATACGCTGGGCTTTGTGCGATCGACTATTGAGGGGGAACTGAATTTGACTGCTCTAACTAGGTATAGACAACtgaactataggtatatatatatatatatgccgaAGCTTTAGTCGCCCGTCACGGAATGGAACCAAAACAATCTATACGACGCTGTGTCAGCGCCATCTTGTGAAGTTCTTATATTTTTACGCACCATTCTTTTACTTTAGCTGTTTGAAAGACTCATTAGTAacgaattaatattatttttattctaatgcAGGTAGCCAGTACACCCAAGGCATAAACGCCGTCGCGCAGTTAACCCGAAACGGCTCAACAGAGACCAAAGTCCGCGCCCTACATTGTTTCGCGAGCCTCATCGGCGTCGACTTCGGTTCACCATTACCCCGTCCCATCGACCATAGAGTCACTCTCATGACTAGGGAATGGTTCAGGACCTTAAGCCAGTCACCTATGGTTACATTGTTGGAGTTATGTAAAAATCCGTTCCCGGATATAAGGTCGGCTGCCTTTTCGCTGTTGGATGCGGTTTGCCAACATCAGTGGGGTGAAGAGTTGATTGCAAGGACCGCAGGTATTCTATATAGTTACAACTTACCATATATCTAACCTGGTAATTGTCCGCGTAGGTAGTCCTTCCATTTTTACAGATTTTAATAGCACTTCCATTACATCGACCATAGTCACTCATGACTAGAGAATGGTTCAGGACTTTAAGCCAGTCACCTATAGTTACATTCTTACTTTGTTGAAAATCTGTAAAAACCCGTTCGCTGATATAAGGTCGGCTGCTTTTACCATAGTCACTCTTACGAGTAGAAAATGATTCACGATTTTGAACAAATACAAACATAAATAGTCTTTGTGCGTGATTCATTAGGCGGAtccacacagaacgagccgcctcgcgaggaaTTTGTCGCCTCGGGCGAGGCACGTCTCCACCGACCGAACTGCtccgcgcggcaatttcctacCAAGGCGGCTTGCTTTGTGTGGACCCGCCTTTTAATATgtctaagggtggtattccatcggTCCAATGTCCATTAccctcactctctcattaagcaaaatgtgagacaaaatacacattggaccaagatattggacagatggaataccatcctaagaTATATTTCTGTAACTGCAAACTTTTTTTGCAGGTTTTATTGAATATCTACTCGACCGTTCAGTGACCTACCCAAAGGAGTTGAAAGAAGTAAAATATGACATCATTAGAAGGCTTTCTAATTCACTTGCGTTTGATGAAAGTATTCTTTTAAGACTGCAGGTATATGTGCAACAAGGTCCATTTTATCCCGAAACCGAAATGCAAGTCGCTACTGAGGAAGGAGATTAAATTTGGAggatttaaaataatgtttttgtaaattttattcttcattattcattaaacacattataaaattaGTCAGTTTTTCTTACAATAATTTACTAAATCCTaatcaataataaaattgaactgACACATCATCACAATACAAATTTAGGCCGTTTTTGCGTACGCGGCGCGTTGCGATTTCAATTTGTATGGCGACTTGCGATACGTAGAACATAAAACACTGGAGCTTGCAAGTAGGACATAAAGCTGAGGCAAGGGAATATGATCTTGaattcatattaaatcacatttataatcgggtcttgcgaatttattttgttacctttatttaccgacgtttcgatacagctttcactggtcgtggtcgcggctaactgacgtcccagcaaaatgtcaaaacagagatttgtgtgactacccgacgaaaagtgtatgaaaaagtttggggtagacaacaCATTGCAAATAGTGAATAAAGTAAACCCACACAgaacgagccgcctcgcgaggaaatggCTCGGTCTGTGTAGAAGTGCCTCGGCCGAAATGCCTAGAtctgtgtggacccgcctaTCCAAGGTCATATTAAAAATTTCAATTCTACAGGCTACGTGTCTTGCACGATTCTTAGATGCAGTAGGACGCTCGTAAGAACCTAAAAATGCTCCCACATCGCCATACCCTTTAGTGCGCCCTGCGCTGCCTAAAACCAACGCAACGCTCCGCGTGTGTAAAAACGGCCTTACGCTGATCCCGTTACATCTCATTTTCTTTTCTTATTCTTTGAAGCAGTTTCAGTTTTAGTGGCGGCCTTCCTCTTCGTAGCCTTTGGCTTATTCCCGCCACCATATTTAGCCGCCAAACTATCAATTAACGAGTCCATCTGTTGCGCCCGTGCCTGCTGCTTTTGTTTTATCATGAGTTCCAGACTATTGGgacctaaaaaaataatatgtttattattcTGGATGTATGAGATAGATATAGTAGATGAATATTGAATTAGAAgcctcagcattgctccgagcaattattagggttggcacaccttgacgtccctttgcgtgcacgaccacagataagataatgacttcaattttgacaaccctaaatagccgagaggaatagtgccatatattagaaagggatagcatgaatcgaccctgaaccgctgtcaaacttcggttttgtaggaagtttcctttctgtacagtagtactattatttattctgtgctatgacacaatggggttggcaactgtcaaaggtgctggcgccatctgtaaaatagttcaccggccaaccccattcatgAACATCCATGTGCTGTGAGGACTCGAGGCCTTGATCCAGTAGTGGACAAGAAAAGAAATGTACGGGCAGCCACAATGCTTTGGGAGAGGCACAATGACACAGACCAATAGGCAGTGGTGTTGGCtggtcgaagtattttacagatggcactagcataggttttacctatCAGTCCTACGAATACGTGTCaaattcttattttttattgcctTAAAGAGCTTAAGTCcaatctcatagaacaaaactgGAGACAGGAAAAAACCTATGCTAGCGGCCATCACCTTTGAGGCCGCGGactgacagttgcca
It encodes the following:
- the LOC134743750 gene encoding 26S proteasome non-ATPase regulatory subunit 5; the encoded protein is MVISDADQYRQFLNSLHRDESRPAALNDIKNLLSLKPANEISAVIRDVGIKEIIQCLNVPDKTQFHLTCEVLKLCCEKFELGGIIRNYTGHFMFMLRHEKTCVRQIAVDEVAKVVTSDPSLLPVPQYIDVFVAVAQQVLDKDVSITNKAILVTSNLTYEAYPKVLEEMKIALEYDSSSKCNAFEVVVNVASKSPELLKLCADHQYFDVMVSELDTDDVLYQLNILELMSRLAVAPHGINHFVKTGVLKRVSELVAALPNNPLSALLTPGYMKFFGTIAHKYPQEIFKKYPVLMNLMFDTFASQDQGTLPIALDTLGFIGSTIEGKLSLAALGSQYTQGINAVAQLTRNGSTETKVRALHCFASLIGVDFGSPLPRPIDHRVTLMTREWFRTLSQSPMVTLLELCKNPFPDIRSAAFSLLDAVCQHQWGEELIARTAGFIEYLLDRSVTYPKELKEVKYDIIRRLSNSLAFDESILLRLQVYVQQGPFYPETEMQVATEEGD